In Saccopteryx bilineata isolate mSacBil1 chromosome X, mSacBil1_pri_phased_curated, whole genome shotgun sequence, the genomic window TTTAGCTTTCCTGCCGCCTCTCCAGTTGgagcttcccctctccttctgcgGTTGGAGCAGCCCCGCTGGCAGAAGGCCCGGCCCGCTGGAACCCAGGCTGAGGGTCAAGCCACTGAGGCTCTGGACGAGTTTCTGAGCAGGAGGAATGTGGGGCTCCGTTCCTCTCCGCAGGCATCGCACAAACATTCGGCCTATGGCTCTGCTGGTATCGACATTCACACCTAAATCAATTCTGATCTCAGTCACCAGAGGAGGAGATTCTGGCTTCCCTCTGAGCCTGATAAGGAGCCACGTGATCGCGGTGTGTCCGTGGCACGTGTCTGAGAAATGTTTTCTTCCTCTGAGGGGACGCTGACCTTGGCCACTGCCTCCCTCGCAGggttctctcatctctctactgCTGTGGAGCAGCCCCTCTcgtgggggaggggagttggTGCCAGGACTGGGCTTCAGGTCACTGAGGCCCCTCAGTAGCAGCTCTGAGAGGGAACTATGAGAGGCTGCTGTGACTTCCCAGGAGGTCTTTTCAGACGTCATCGGGGAAGATTCAGAAATCAGAGTTGAGGTGCCTTTCTAGAGTGGATCCCTGGAGGCCTAGTCTGTGCTCTAAGCTCCAGGCAGCCCTCGGGCCTGGACACAAAGGTGAAGATGAAGGTTCTCCTAGAGCTAGAAGGTATGAAGGGACGTGTGCAGCCAGAAGAACACCGACTGCAACAAATAGcgataaaagaagaaagaaaacccagtAACAGTCATCCCACCTCTCCTGTCCTGTTTCCAAGCTCTAAAATGGGGATGATTAACTATCCTCAGATTCTTCTGCGTGTTAAGTGGGATAATACATCTCAAGagctccagattttttttttatttttttaatttatttattcatttttagagaggagagagagacagagagagggaatgggggaggagctggaagcatcaactcccatatgtgccttgaccaggcaagcccagggctttgaaccggcaacctcagcgtttccaggttgacactttacccgctgcgccaccacaggtcaggcaagagctcCAGATTTTGATGGCGCACATTAAGGGTTTTAGAAATGAGGTCCATTATTGCCTCCATATGACATGGAATATAAAATGAGGGGCCGCAGTCAACCATGCTAATAATGCCCTGCTGACTTTTTACTAACTATTCCGAAGCATGATTTTAAGAACAACCAATGTGTAAATAACATGTGCTCTTCTCATAAGTACTCCTACAGTTTAAAAAAGTAGACTTTCACTCAATTTTAAGCACTTGCAGCTGGCTGATACACCCTTTTAAATTTTCACCATCACCCTCGCTGGCTGTCCCTATTAGTCAAAAGGTTGTTCAAGACTGGAAATGAAAATGCGTAGGAAGtctaaataagaatttattttagtaGGAACAAGACCAGAAATCAATGACATtcgtaaaagaaaaaaaataggaaaacacaATTAAGTcaaaactggttctttgaaatgattgGTAGCATTGATACACTTCTAGCAGACGGGGTAGATTGAGAGAGAAAACAAGTCACCAGTAGCAGGAATGAAAGCAGTGATTTTATTATAGACCTAGCAAATAGGAAAGGGCAATGTGGTAATGCTACATTAAACTCTACATCTATGAAAGCAGCAAGTGAGCAAAAATGAATTGATTACTGAAAAGCCATAAACTGCGAAAACTCAACCAGGTGCAATGGTGTGCAGAgcccaatatcttttttttttctagatcttaTCTGAAGTctgcttttattaaaattaatcaaattgtacacttcctaactttgtattttatgaaatataaattttacttcaattttttttaaataaatttttattaatgttaatgagatgacattaataaatcagggtacatatattcaaagaaaacatgtctaggttatcttgtcattaaattatgttgcatacccctcgcccagagtcagattgtcctccgtcaccctctatctagttttctctgtgcccctccgcctctccctaactctctccctccttccctcctgcatcctccctccccccacccctggtaaccaccacacttttgtccatgtctcttagtctcgtttttatgttccaccaatgtatggaatcatgtagttcttgtttttttctgatttacttatttcactccgtataatgttatcaagatcccaccattttgctgtaaatgatctgatgtcgtcatttcttatggctgagtagtattccatagtgtatatgtgccacatcttctttatccaggcttctattgaagggctttttggttgtttccatgtcttggccactgtgaacagtgctgcaatgaacatggggctacatgtgtctttacgtatcaatgtttctgagtttttggggtatatacccagtagagggattgctgggtcataaggtagttctatttgcagttttttgaggaaccaccatactttcttccataatggttgtactactttacagtcccaccaacagtggatgagagttcccttttctccgcagcctctccaacatttgctatttattacccgtcttgttgataatagctaatctaacaggggtgaggtggtatctcattgtagttttgattagcatttctctaataactaatgaagctgagcatcttttcatatatctgttggccatttgtatttcttcctgggagaagtgtctgttcatgtcctcttcccatttttttattggattgtttgtttgtttgttgttgagttttatgagttctttgtatattttggatattaggcccttatctgagctgttgtttgaaaataacatttcccatttagttggctgtctgtttattttgatatcagtttctcttgctgagcaaaaattttttattctgatgtagtcccattcatttatctttgccttcacttctcttgccattagagtcaagttcataaaatggtctttaaaacccaggtccatgagtttagtaactatgtcttcttctatgtactttattgtttcacgtcttatatttaggtctttgatccattttgaattaattttagtacacggggacaagctgcagtcgagtttcattcttttgcatgtgagcCCAATATCTTTACAGAAATCTAATCGGTAGTTAAAAACTAATGGGAAAATCCCAGAGAGTAAATACCAGAAACAAACAATGCCTAAGTTTTAAACGGCACATCATTATGAACAGTGTCAGACAACCTCTCACCACCCAACTTTGCGCCAGGCCCCCCAAGGTGAGTCATCTTTTCGTCCAGTGTATCCACCCTGAGTCCACGACCACCTGCCTGTCAGTCACTGAGGAACTCCGTTACCAGACCCACTGCTGAGATGTTGCAGCGCTTGTGTTCAAGGaaccattattttacttaataatagccCAAAGCACAAGAGAATGGACGCTGCAATCCAGATATGCCCCCGAGAAGCCGTAAACTGTATGAACAGATAGGAAAAACACAGCACACAGTATGTAGGGTTTAGTACTATCTGAAGTTTTAGGcgtccacgggggggggggggtcttggaatgtatcctcCATGGATAAAGGGGACGACTACACCTCAAAGAATATAGTGAgacaatcattaaaaaaattaaaatgctacaTTGGAAAACATCGTTGTAATTCAAAAGAACGCAGTAAAGGAAGAACCAAGGGAAGAAAagacatgaaacagaaaaaaaagtgtaacGGCAGATGTGAATACACCTCTGTCAATAAGAACATTaaatgtgagcctgaccaggcggtggcgcagtggatagagcgtgagactgggatgcggaggatccaggttcgagaccccgaggtcggcagcttcagcgtgggctcatgtggtttgagcaaaatcccaccagcttgaagtCAAGGTCGCTGACTGCAGCAAGGGGTtaccggtctgctgaaggcccgtggtcaaggcacatatgagaaagcaattgatgaacaactaaggtgttgcaacgtgcaatgaaaaactaatgattgatgcttctcatctctctccattcctgtctgtctgtccctgtctatccctctctctggctcactctctgtctctgtaaaaaaaaaaaaaaaaaaaagaacattaaatgtGAGAAGATTGAACAATCCAATCATAAGGCAGACATTGATagactggatttttaaaaaattgatgcaAATTTATGGGACATCCTCTTCAGGAGACACCGTTTATATTCAGATACAAACAGATTGACAGTTAAAgtaggaaaaagagaaatcataAAACCAGCATCAGCAGAAATCCTCATACCAGGTACTGAGTTGTGATAGTAAACATACATGTATCATATGATGCAATAGTTCTACTCCTAGAGGGTTTGTtccaagggaaatgaaaacataatgTCCACACAAAGACCTGTACTCAAACATTCATGACAACTTTATTTACAATCACCAACCTAGAGACAAGCCACACGATAGGCTACAGACTGCATGATTTTATGTAAATGGCATTCTGGAGAAAACACAGCCATAGGCACAGAAGTATGACATGCACACAGTTACAATCATGGTTATCCAGAACAATCCGCAGTGAGCAGCGTCTAGGCAGTCGCCTTGACCTGGACCAGGAGGGTGGGGAGTTCGGGTAGTTTTGCTAGAGGCTTTCTGTGTCTGTACATGAAAAGGCCCGAGACCTTCAGGCCTTCACACACTCAGTGCCCCTTGTTAATGCTGATGGCGGACCCTAGGACGCTCATCACTCAGTGTAGTGATGCCTCCCAGACCTCAGAGCAGGACGCCCTCTCACCACAGTAATGAGCCACTCTATCCTCTTACCAGAAAAGCAAGGGCAGAAAACTGACATTTAGCTGTTCATCCCCTTAAAGTGCTTTGCGTCACCTAATCTGACTCTACTCATTCTGCAGTGATTACTACAACCTGCATCTCACTTTCTGTGTATGAATTTATCAGGGGAGGGCGGGAGCTAACTACTGCACTatgcattttctctcttcttttccttctgaacCTGTAGGCGTCCGGAATCCAAAGGTGCTCAGATCACGCACAAAGGGAGCGGCGATGCAGGTGAGGATGGAGCTCTCATCTTCAGCACAGCTCCAAGCTCTACTGCCTGGTCCGGACCACACGCTGCCCCCAAACACAGCAGCCTAGAGAGAGGGCGGCCTGAGAAGCCTTCCCGCAGATACTCCTCTCCGTAGAGAATAGTCTCCGTTAAGGATTGCAAACTGTTGTTCGGTTTGGTTCGGGCCTGTTCCCACTGTGGCATTTTTGTAACACCCGCCGACTGAGCAACCCATCCCCACagacctccctgcctccccacagcTCCTCTCTGCTACCCCACAGCTGTCTTCTGCTTTCAGTGCATGGATGGATTTTTTATCTGACAAGGatatcaaaacaattttttatcttGAAACGTCATGATACCTATGTTGATGAATCATCAGaagaaagttatttcaaaaatcaTTACTGAAACTCTGCCTGTGTAATAAAGATGACACAGCAAATAAACAGTAAATACTATGTTATCTGAGCATTATCTAGAACTTCACACTTAGAGACAATGTCTAGATATGTGGTTAATCCTTTCCAGTGTTCCTCCTATGCATTTAATGCACTGTGAGACTGGGGAGGGGGTCAGAAATGTGTGTATAATA contains:
- the FAM156A gene encoding LOW QUALITY PROTEIN: protein FAM156A/FAM156B (The sequence of the model RefSeq protein was modified relative to this genomic sequence to represent the inferred CDS: inserted 4 bases in 3 codons; substituted 4 bases at 4 genomic stop codons), whose amino-acid sequence is MTSEKTSWEVTAASHSSLSELLLRGLSDLKPSPGTNSPPPREGLLXQQXRDERTLRGRQWPRSASPQRKKTFLRHVPRTHRDHVAPYQAQREARISSSGDXDQNXFRCECRYQQSHRPNVCAMPAERNGAPHSSCSETXVQSLSGLTLSLGSSGPGLLPAGLLQPQKXEGKLQLERRQESXRMFQRLLKQRLKENWQSHLP